A genomic region of Solanum dulcamara chromosome 2, daSolDulc1.2, whole genome shotgun sequence contains the following coding sequences:
- the LOC129880127 gene encoding putative late blight resistance protein homolog R1B-16 isoform X1: protein MASSYEYFSTGIYYDLSRLEKLGHEWDLGNRSNIDYTIDVIYINLKFVDMFLSLQSFTTVCYDVTQQVQALFPYAEAEFKRINYPNDVFNLITLEEKILETKLELRGKYSWPEASLPLSSNVATPEFIKKFSDTVVRNISYLSQLSDTYPFCFPSIPPSRSEQIVAIVEELKLLRNFVYFISDRCTDPQSQHTFFTHVLVVAGHAAMISWLGLPSHWKEEYSASAKMNASFSDLQMRIQPSQPCIRKIYVDVLQALKSGCHPNNQAEHVADYKYGFLETLVHHLEELPITFKDQMPMLNDLRVSLINLPREALKDLDTAIIDAGLLIYSLYDNVEEKEDMAVGELNQVPVLHFSGDIQSIQALIYLITRKSFQSKLPKIDGLGSIDIILDHLKELLSRNSDVLSSIRSQLRTTQQQLEHFQKQHVGFGSFAMQMIAKAYEVEHLAVKNKDIPEWCLLLWTGDIIEEITLLIREVAEIHENKLSDLILHNTTDVASAHTSEFARTTSIREEMVGFQEVMDTLRRQLIRGSSHLDVISIVGMPGLGKTFLANKLFFDQLVVSHFDVRAQCCVSQVYTRKDLLLTILRGIKKDTIISDKLPENELADRLRKLLLVQRYLILIDDVWETDAWDDLYPSFWDANNGSRIILTTRLGDVASHAKLVSDPHFLRLLTPEESWMLLKDKVFNTRSCPPVLEDVGRKIAQKCGGLPLSVVLVAGILEGREKEKHCWEQVAINLGSHIQSKSEDLINLSYQDLPFHLKPCFLYFGVFLEDEEIQVSKLTWLWTAEGLVKTHREKLSEDIAEFYLKNLIGRNLVMVSKKSSDGKTKACRIHDLLLDFCKKKAKVENFLQCIKGDNDNMCPPSISYQKCSILQRLCLHSQGNNLAEWSSICSDVQSFHLMKGRQIGLSSIGYASHTFNSFKFLWVLNLEFTVIDSFPEALTCLRYVAVKVAEDSSLSFSDNLWNLETLIVKGLGGRVTLPDTLWKMVKLRHLHIYNRVVFNINNALRKMDGLRTLSSAWFSCVEDTNRVFTKIPNLQKLRCEVLTCDSSFPAFNNLTKLDMLKFSWGRAGAWTTELNLPPSLKKLTLSNGRLVSLGQVATLSRLVVLKLLNVSINSEVWEVTDEQFPRLKFLKLQNPSFFEWNVSDDAFPCLEHLVLRRWRHLEEIPSRFADMPTLKSIEVMACKKSLVESAKDIRETQVEEMQNCGFKLFIQK from the exons ATGGCTTCTTCATATGAGTATTTTTCTACAGGGATATATTATGACCTTTCTCGTTTGGAAAAGCTTGGTCATGAATGGGATTTAGGTAACCGAAGCAATATAGATTATACAATTGATGTCATCTATATCAATCTTAAATTCGTAGATATGTTTCTCAGCTTGCAGAGTTTCACAACTGTATGCTACGATGTTACACAGCAAGTCCAAGCTCTTTTTCCTTATGCTGAAGCTGAATTCAAAAGAATCAACTATCCCAACGatgtatttaatttaattacGTTGGAAGAAAAGATTTTGGAGACTAAGTTGGAATTGAGAGGTAAATACTCCTGGCCCGAAGCATCACTACCACTTTCCTCCAACGTTGCTACTCCCGAATTTATAAAGAAATTCAGTGATACTGTTGTAAGAAATATCAGTTATTTATCACAGTTGTCTGATACTTATCCTTTTTGCTTTCCTTCAATTCCTCCCTCCAGATCGGAACAAATAGTAGCGATTGTAGAGGAGTTGAAGTTATTGAGAAATTTTGTCTACTTCATTTCAGACAGATGCACGGATCCTCAAAGCCAACATACCTTCTTCACTCATGTTTTAGTTGTGGCTGGTCATGCAGCAATGATTTCCTGGTTGGGTTTGCCAAGccattggaaagaagaatacTCGGCTTCAGCTAAAATGAATGCTTCATTTTCTGACCTTCAAATGAGGATTCAGCCGAGTCAACCATGTATCCGCAAGATCTATGTTGATGTCCTGCAAGCTCTTAAATCAGGATGCCATCCAAATAACCAAGCTGAGCATGTTGCTGATTATAAATATGGCTTTTTGGAGACTCTCGTACACCATTTGGAAGAGCTACCTATTACTTTCAAGGATCAAATGCCAATGCTCAACGATTTGAGAGTCAGTCTCATCAATTTACCAAGAGAGGCCCTTAAAGATCTTGATACAGCAATTATCGATGCAGGGCTTCTAATTTACTCGTTGTATGACAACGTGGAGGAGAAGGAAGACATGGCTGTTGGGGAGTTAAACCAAGTGCCAGTCCTTCACTTCTCAGGTGATATTCAGAGTATACAAGCACTTATCTACCTCATCACACGGAAGTCATTTCAATCCAAATTACCTAAGATTGATGGGCTGGGATCTATTGATATCATTTTAGATCACCTGAAGGAGTTGCTAAGCCGCAACTCAGACGTACTTTCTTCTATAAGGAGCCAACTTCGGACAACTCAGCAGCAACTGGAGCACTTTCAGAAGCAGCATGTTGGATTTGGATCTTTTGCGATGCAGATGATTGCTAAAGCATATGAGGTGGAACATTTGGCTGTTAAGAACAAAGACATTCCTGAGTGGTGTCTTCTTCTCTGGACCGGGGACATCATAGAGGAGATTACACTACTCATAAGGGAAGTAGCGgagattcatgaaaataaactCTCTGACTTGATATTGCATAATACCACAGATGTTGCCAGTGCTCATACTTCAGAATTTGCTAGGACTACAAGCATAAGAGAAGAGATGGTTGGATTTCAGGAGGTGATGGATACTCTAAGACGGCAGCTAATCAGAGGATCATCACACTTGGATGTCATCTCAATCGTGGGCATGCCTGGATTGGGTAAGACATTTCTAGCTAACAAACTATTTTTTGATCAATTAGTCGTTTCTCATTTTGATGTCCGTGCACAATGTTGTGTATCTCAAGTTTATACACGCAAGGACTTGTTACTAACCATTCTTCGTGGTATTAAGAAGGATACAATTATAAGTGATAAACTACCAGAGAATGAATTAGCAGATAGGTTGCGCAAACTTCTATTGGTTCAGAGGTACCTTATCCTCATTGATGATGTCTGGGAAACTGATGCATGGGATGATCTATACCCTAGCTTCTGGGATGCCAATAATGGAAGTAGAATTATCCTGACAACTCGGCTTGGTGATGTTGCCTCCCATGCAAAACTCGTCAGTGATCCTCATTTTCTTCGATTGCTTACACCGGAAGAAAGTTGGATGTTATTGAAGGATAAGGTGTTCAATACAAGAAGTTGCCCCCCTGTCTTAGAAGATGTTGGCCGAAAGATAGCACAAAAGTGTGGAGGGCTACCTCTTTCAGTTGTCCTAGTAGCAGGTATTCTCGAAGGAAGGGAGAAGGAGAAACATTGTTGGGAACAGGTTGCAATAAATTTAGGTTCACATATCCAGTCTAAGTCAGAGGATTTAATAAATCTTAGTTACCAAGATTTACCATTTCATTTGAAACCCtgttttttgtattttggagtATTTCTAGAGGATGAAGAGATACAGGTTTCAAAGTTGACATGGTTGTGGACAGCAGAAGGTTTGGTAAAAACTCATAGAGAGAAGCTTTCCgaggatatagcagagttttaCTTAAAGAACCTTATTGGAAGAAACCTCGTGATGGTTTCCAAGAAGAGTTCTGATGGTAAGACTAAGGCATGTCGCATTCATGACTTGTTGCTTGATTTTTGTAAGAAGAAAGCCAAGGTGGAGAACTTTCTACAATGCATAAAAGG GGACAATGATAATATGTGTCCTCCTTCAATTTCCTATCAGAAGTGTAGCATTCTACAGCGCTTATGCCTTCACTCTCAAGGTAATAATCTTGCAGAATGGAGTTCGATTTGTTCAGATGTACAATCTTTCCACTTGATGAAGGGAAGGCAAATTGGATTATCTTCAATAGGCTATGCATCTCACACTTTTAACAGTTTCAAGTTCCTCTGGGTGTTAAATTTGGAATTCACTGTAATTGATTCTTTCCCAGAAGCGTTAACCTGCTTGAGATATGTTGCTGTTAAGGTCGCTGAAGATTCTTCATTGTCATTCTCGGACAATCTTTGGAACCTTGAAACTTTAATAGTTAAAGGACTTGGAGGACGTGTAACTTTACCAGATACCCTCTGGAAGATGGTCAAGTTGCGCCATTTACACATATACAACCGCGTTGTTTTCAATATAAACAATGCTCTGCGAAAAATGGATGGCTTGAGAACTCTTTCCTCAGCATGGTTTTCTTGTGTGGAGGACACGAACAGGGTCTTCACAAAGATACCAAATCTTCAAAAACTGAGATGTGAAGTTTTGACATGTGATTCCTCTTTCCCTGCATTTAACAATCTTACTAAGCTTGATATGCTCAAGTTTTCTTGGGGTCGTGCAGGGGCATGGACCACCGAGCTGAACTTGCCACCAAGTCTCAAGAAATTAACACTATCCAATGGTCGCCTAGTTAGTTTGGGTCAAGTCGCAACCCTCTCCAGGCTTGTGGTACTCAAACTGCTAAACGTTTCCATTAATAGCGAAGTATGGGAAGTGACTGATGAGCAGTTCCCTCGCCTCAAATTCTTGAAACTACAAAATCCTTCCTTTTTTGAATGGAATGTTTCAGATGATGCTTTTCCATGCCTTGAGCACTTGGTGTTAAGAAGATGGCGACATCTAGAGGAGATCCCTTCTCGCTTTGCAGACATGCCAACTCTAAAATCTATTGAGGTGATGGCATGCAAAAAATCACTTGTTGAATCAGCCAAGGATATCCGGGAAACACAAGTTGAAGAAATGCAAAATTGTGGTTTCAAGCTCTTTATCCAGAAGTAG
- the LOC129880127 gene encoding putative late blight resistance protein homolog R1B-16 isoform X3: MASSYEYFSTGIYYDLSRLEKLGHEWDLGNRSNIDYTIDVIYINLKFVDMFLSLQSFTTVCYDVTQQVQALFPYAEAEFKRINYPNDVFNLITLEEKILETKLELRGKYSWPEASLPLSSNVATPEFIKKFSDTVVRNISYLSQLSDTYPFCFPSIPPSRSEQIVAIVEELKLLRNFVYFISDRCTDPQSQHTFFTHVLVVAGHAAMISWLGLPSHWKEEYSASAKMNASFSDLQMRIQPSQPCIRKIYVDVLQALKSGCHPNNQAEHVADYKYGFLETLVHHLEELPITFKDQMPMLNDLRVSLINLPREALKDLDTAIIDAGLLIYSLYDNVEEKEDMAVGELNQVPVLHFSGDIQSIQALIYLITRKSFQSKLPKIDGLGSIDIILDHLKELLSRNSDVLSSIRSQLRTTQQQLEHFQKQHVGFGSFAMQMIAKAYEVEHLAVKNKDIPEWCLLLWTGDIIEEITLLIREVAEIHENKLSDLILHNTTDVASAHTSEFARTTSIREEMVGFQEVMDTLRRQLIRGSSHLDVISIVGMPGLGKTFLANKLFFDQLVVSHFDVRAQCCVSQVYTRKDLLLTILRGIKKDTIISDKLPENELADRLRKLLLVQRYLILIDDVWETDAWDDLYPSFWDANNGSRIILTTRLGDVASHAKLVSDPHFLRLLTPEESWMLLKDKVFNTRSCPPVLEDVGRKIAQKCGGLPLSVVLVAGILEGREKEKHCWEQVAINLGSHIQSKSEDLINLSYQDLPFHLKPCFLYFGVFLEDEEIQVSKLTWLWTAEGLVKTHREKLSEDIAEFYLKNLIGRNLVMVSKKSSDGKTKACRIHDLLLDFCKKKAKVENFLQCIKGDNDNMCPPSISYQKCSILQRLCLHSQGAWTTELNLPPSLKKLTLSNGRLVSLGQVATLSRLVVLKLLNVSINSEVWEVTDEQFPRLKFLKLQNPSFFEWNVSDDAFPCLEHLVLRRWRHLEEIPSRFADMPTLKSIEVMACKKSLVESAKDIRETQVEEMQNCGFKLFIQK, encoded by the exons ATGGCTTCTTCATATGAGTATTTTTCTACAGGGATATATTATGACCTTTCTCGTTTGGAAAAGCTTGGTCATGAATGGGATTTAGGTAACCGAAGCAATATAGATTATACAATTGATGTCATCTATATCAATCTTAAATTCGTAGATATGTTTCTCAGCTTGCAGAGTTTCACAACTGTATGCTACGATGTTACACAGCAAGTCCAAGCTCTTTTTCCTTATGCTGAAGCTGAATTCAAAAGAATCAACTATCCCAACGatgtatttaatttaattacGTTGGAAGAAAAGATTTTGGAGACTAAGTTGGAATTGAGAGGTAAATACTCCTGGCCCGAAGCATCACTACCACTTTCCTCCAACGTTGCTACTCCCGAATTTATAAAGAAATTCAGTGATACTGTTGTAAGAAATATCAGTTATTTATCACAGTTGTCTGATACTTATCCTTTTTGCTTTCCTTCAATTCCTCCCTCCAGATCGGAACAAATAGTAGCGATTGTAGAGGAGTTGAAGTTATTGAGAAATTTTGTCTACTTCATTTCAGACAGATGCACGGATCCTCAAAGCCAACATACCTTCTTCACTCATGTTTTAGTTGTGGCTGGTCATGCAGCAATGATTTCCTGGTTGGGTTTGCCAAGccattggaaagaagaatacTCGGCTTCAGCTAAAATGAATGCTTCATTTTCTGACCTTCAAATGAGGATTCAGCCGAGTCAACCATGTATCCGCAAGATCTATGTTGATGTCCTGCAAGCTCTTAAATCAGGATGCCATCCAAATAACCAAGCTGAGCATGTTGCTGATTATAAATATGGCTTTTTGGAGACTCTCGTACACCATTTGGAAGAGCTACCTATTACTTTCAAGGATCAAATGCCAATGCTCAACGATTTGAGAGTCAGTCTCATCAATTTACCAAGAGAGGCCCTTAAAGATCTTGATACAGCAATTATCGATGCAGGGCTTCTAATTTACTCGTTGTATGACAACGTGGAGGAGAAGGAAGACATGGCTGTTGGGGAGTTAAACCAAGTGCCAGTCCTTCACTTCTCAGGTGATATTCAGAGTATACAAGCACTTATCTACCTCATCACACGGAAGTCATTTCAATCCAAATTACCTAAGATTGATGGGCTGGGATCTATTGATATCATTTTAGATCACCTGAAGGAGTTGCTAAGCCGCAACTCAGACGTACTTTCTTCTATAAGGAGCCAACTTCGGACAACTCAGCAGCAACTGGAGCACTTTCAGAAGCAGCATGTTGGATTTGGATCTTTTGCGATGCAGATGATTGCTAAAGCATATGAGGTGGAACATTTGGCTGTTAAGAACAAAGACATTCCTGAGTGGTGTCTTCTTCTCTGGACCGGGGACATCATAGAGGAGATTACACTACTCATAAGGGAAGTAGCGgagattcatgaaaataaactCTCTGACTTGATATTGCATAATACCACAGATGTTGCCAGTGCTCATACTTCAGAATTTGCTAGGACTACAAGCATAAGAGAAGAGATGGTTGGATTTCAGGAGGTGATGGATACTCTAAGACGGCAGCTAATCAGAGGATCATCACACTTGGATGTCATCTCAATCGTGGGCATGCCTGGATTGGGTAAGACATTTCTAGCTAACAAACTATTTTTTGATCAATTAGTCGTTTCTCATTTTGATGTCCGTGCACAATGTTGTGTATCTCAAGTTTATACACGCAAGGACTTGTTACTAACCATTCTTCGTGGTATTAAGAAGGATACAATTATAAGTGATAAACTACCAGAGAATGAATTAGCAGATAGGTTGCGCAAACTTCTATTGGTTCAGAGGTACCTTATCCTCATTGATGATGTCTGGGAAACTGATGCATGGGATGATCTATACCCTAGCTTCTGGGATGCCAATAATGGAAGTAGAATTATCCTGACAACTCGGCTTGGTGATGTTGCCTCCCATGCAAAACTCGTCAGTGATCCTCATTTTCTTCGATTGCTTACACCGGAAGAAAGTTGGATGTTATTGAAGGATAAGGTGTTCAATACAAGAAGTTGCCCCCCTGTCTTAGAAGATGTTGGCCGAAAGATAGCACAAAAGTGTGGAGGGCTACCTCTTTCAGTTGTCCTAGTAGCAGGTATTCTCGAAGGAAGGGAGAAGGAGAAACATTGTTGGGAACAGGTTGCAATAAATTTAGGTTCACATATCCAGTCTAAGTCAGAGGATTTAATAAATCTTAGTTACCAAGATTTACCATTTCATTTGAAACCCtgttttttgtattttggagtATTTCTAGAGGATGAAGAGATACAGGTTTCAAAGTTGACATGGTTGTGGACAGCAGAAGGTTTGGTAAAAACTCATAGAGAGAAGCTTTCCgaggatatagcagagttttaCTTAAAGAACCTTATTGGAAGAAACCTCGTGATGGTTTCCAAGAAGAGTTCTGATGGTAAGACTAAGGCATGTCGCATTCATGACTTGTTGCTTGATTTTTGTAAGAAGAAAGCCAAGGTGGAGAACTTTCTACAATGCATAAAAGG GGACAATGATAATATGTGTCCTCCTTCAATTTCCTATCAGAAGTGTAGCATTCTACAGCGCTTATGCCTTCACTCTCAAG GGGCATGGACCACCGAGCTGAACTTGCCACCAAGTCTCAAGAAATTAACACTATCCAATGGTCGCCTAGTTAGTTTGGGTCAAGTCGCAACCCTCTCCAGGCTTGTGGTACTCAAACTGCTAAACGTTTCCATTAATAGCGAAGTATGGGAAGTGACTGATGAGCAGTTCCCTCGCCTCAAATTCTTGAAACTACAAAATCCTTCCTTTTTTGAATGGAATGTTTCAGATGATGCTTTTCCATGCCTTGAGCACTTGGTGTTAAGAAGATGGCGACATCTAGAGGAGATCCCTTCTCGCTTTGCAGACATGCCAACTCTAAAATCTATTGAGGTGATGGCATGCAAAAAATCACTTGTTGAATCAGCCAAGGATATCCGGGAAACACAAGTTGAAGAAATGCAAAATTGTGGTTTCAAGCTCTTTATCCAGAAGTAG
- the LOC129880127 gene encoding putative late blight resistance protein homolog R1B-16 isoform X4, with amino-acid sequence MISWLGLPSHWKEEYSASAKMNASFSDLQMRIQPSQPCIRKIYVDVLQALKSGCHPNNQAEHVADYKYGFLETLVHHLEELPITFKDQMPMLNDLRVSLINLPREALKDLDTAIIDAGLLIYSLYDNVEEKEDMAVGELNQVPVLHFSGDIQSIQALIYLITRKSFQSKLPKIDGLGSIDIILDHLKELLSRNSDVLSSIRSQLRTTQQQLEHFQKQHVGFGSFAMQMIAKAYEVEHLAVKNKDIPEWCLLLWTGDIIEEITLLIREVAEIHENKLSDLILHNTTDVASAHTSEFARTTSIREEMVGFQEVMDTLRRQLIRGSSHLDVISIVGMPGLGKTFLANKLFFDQLVVSHFDVRAQCCVSQVYTRKDLLLTILRGIKKDTIISDKLPENELADRLRKLLLVQRYLILIDDVWETDAWDDLYPSFWDANNGSRIILTTRLGDVASHAKLVSDPHFLRLLTPEESWMLLKDKVFNTRSCPPVLEDVGRKIAQKCGGLPLSVVLVAGILEGREKEKHCWEQVAINLGSHIQSKSEDLINLSYQDLPFHLKPCFLYFGVFLEDEEIQVSKLTWLWTAEGLVKTHREKLSEDIAEFYLKNLIGRNLVMVSKKSSDGKTKACRIHDLLLDFCKKKAKVENFLQCIKGDNDNMCPPSISYQKCSILQRLCLHSQGNNLAEWSSICSDVQSFHLMKGRQIGLSSIGYASHTFNSFKFLWVLNLEFTVIDSFPEALTCLRYVAVKVAEDSSLSFSDNLWNLETLIVKGLGGRVTLPDTLWKMVKLRHLHIYNRVVFNINNALRKMDGLRTLSSAWFSCVEDTNRVFTKIPNLQKLRCEVLTCDSSFPAFNNLTKLDMLKFSWGRAGAWTTELNLPPSLKKLTLSNGRLVSLGQVATLSRLVVLKLLNVSINSEVWEVTDEQFPRLKFLKLQNPSFFEWNVSDDAFPCLEHLVLRRWRHLEEIPSRFADMPTLKSIEVMACKKSLVESAKDIRETQVEEMQNCGFKLFIQK; translated from the exons ATGATTTCCTGGTTGGGTTTGCCAAGccattggaaagaagaatacTCGGCTTCAGCTAAAATGAATGCTTCATTTTCTGACCTTCAAATGAGGATTCAGCCGAGTCAACCATGTATCCGCAAGATCTATGTTGATGTCCTGCAAGCTCTTAAATCAGGATGCCATCCAAATAACCAAGCTGAGCATGTTGCTGATTATAAATATGGCTTTTTGGAGACTCTCGTACACCATTTGGAAGAGCTACCTATTACTTTCAAGGATCAAATGCCAATGCTCAACGATTTGAGAGTCAGTCTCATCAATTTACCAAGAGAGGCCCTTAAAGATCTTGATACAGCAATTATCGATGCAGGGCTTCTAATTTACTCGTTGTATGACAACGTGGAGGAGAAGGAAGACATGGCTGTTGGGGAGTTAAACCAAGTGCCAGTCCTTCACTTCTCAGGTGATATTCAGAGTATACAAGCACTTATCTACCTCATCACACGGAAGTCATTTCAATCCAAATTACCTAAGATTGATGGGCTGGGATCTATTGATATCATTTTAGATCACCTGAAGGAGTTGCTAAGCCGCAACTCAGACGTACTTTCTTCTATAAGGAGCCAACTTCGGACAACTCAGCAGCAACTGGAGCACTTTCAGAAGCAGCATGTTGGATTTGGATCTTTTGCGATGCAGATGATTGCTAAAGCATATGAGGTGGAACATTTGGCTGTTAAGAACAAAGACATTCCTGAGTGGTGTCTTCTTCTCTGGACCGGGGACATCATAGAGGAGATTACACTACTCATAAGGGAAGTAGCGgagattcatgaaaataaactCTCTGACTTGATATTGCATAATACCACAGATGTTGCCAGTGCTCATACTTCAGAATTTGCTAGGACTACAAGCATAAGAGAAGAGATGGTTGGATTTCAGGAGGTGATGGATACTCTAAGACGGCAGCTAATCAGAGGATCATCACACTTGGATGTCATCTCAATCGTGGGCATGCCTGGATTGGGTAAGACATTTCTAGCTAACAAACTATTTTTTGATCAATTAGTCGTTTCTCATTTTGATGTCCGTGCACAATGTTGTGTATCTCAAGTTTATACACGCAAGGACTTGTTACTAACCATTCTTCGTGGTATTAAGAAGGATACAATTATAAGTGATAAACTACCAGAGAATGAATTAGCAGATAGGTTGCGCAAACTTCTATTGGTTCAGAGGTACCTTATCCTCATTGATGATGTCTGGGAAACTGATGCATGGGATGATCTATACCCTAGCTTCTGGGATGCCAATAATGGAAGTAGAATTATCCTGACAACTCGGCTTGGTGATGTTGCCTCCCATGCAAAACTCGTCAGTGATCCTCATTTTCTTCGATTGCTTACACCGGAAGAAAGTTGGATGTTATTGAAGGATAAGGTGTTCAATACAAGAAGTTGCCCCCCTGTCTTAGAAGATGTTGGCCGAAAGATAGCACAAAAGTGTGGAGGGCTACCTCTTTCAGTTGTCCTAGTAGCAGGTATTCTCGAAGGAAGGGAGAAGGAGAAACATTGTTGGGAACAGGTTGCAATAAATTTAGGTTCACATATCCAGTCTAAGTCAGAGGATTTAATAAATCTTAGTTACCAAGATTTACCATTTCATTTGAAACCCtgttttttgtattttggagtATTTCTAGAGGATGAAGAGATACAGGTTTCAAAGTTGACATGGTTGTGGACAGCAGAAGGTTTGGTAAAAACTCATAGAGAGAAGCTTTCCgaggatatagcagagttttaCTTAAAGAACCTTATTGGAAGAAACCTCGTGATGGTTTCCAAGAAGAGTTCTGATGGTAAGACTAAGGCATGTCGCATTCATGACTTGTTGCTTGATTTTTGTAAGAAGAAAGCCAAGGTGGAGAACTTTCTACAATGCATAAAAGG GGACAATGATAATATGTGTCCTCCTTCAATTTCCTATCAGAAGTGTAGCATTCTACAGCGCTTATGCCTTCACTCTCAAGGTAATAATCTTGCAGAATGGAGTTCGATTTGTTCAGATGTACAATCTTTCCACTTGATGAAGGGAAGGCAAATTGGATTATCTTCAATAGGCTATGCATCTCACACTTTTAACAGTTTCAAGTTCCTCTGGGTGTTAAATTTGGAATTCACTGTAATTGATTCTTTCCCAGAAGCGTTAACCTGCTTGAGATATGTTGCTGTTAAGGTCGCTGAAGATTCTTCATTGTCATTCTCGGACAATCTTTGGAACCTTGAAACTTTAATAGTTAAAGGACTTGGAGGACGTGTAACTTTACCAGATACCCTCTGGAAGATGGTCAAGTTGCGCCATTTACACATATACAACCGCGTTGTTTTCAATATAAACAATGCTCTGCGAAAAATGGATGGCTTGAGAACTCTTTCCTCAGCATGGTTTTCTTGTGTGGAGGACACGAACAGGGTCTTCACAAAGATACCAAATCTTCAAAAACTGAGATGTGAAGTTTTGACATGTGATTCCTCTTTCCCTGCATTTAACAATCTTACTAAGCTTGATATGCTCAAGTTTTCTTGGGGTCGTGCAGGGGCATGGACCACCGAGCTGAACTTGCCACCAAGTCTCAAGAAATTAACACTATCCAATGGTCGCCTAGTTAGTTTGGGTCAAGTCGCAACCCTCTCCAGGCTTGTGGTACTCAAACTGCTAAACGTTTCCATTAATAGCGAAGTATGGGAAGTGACTGATGAGCAGTTCCCTCGCCTCAAATTCTTGAAACTACAAAATCCTTCCTTTTTTGAATGGAATGTTTCAGATGATGCTTTTCCATGCCTTGAGCACTTGGTGTTAAGAAGATGGCGACATCTAGAGGAGATCCCTTCTCGCTTTGCAGACATGCCAACTCTAAAATCTATTGAGGTGATGGCATGCAAAAAATCACTTGTTGAATCAGCCAAGGATATCCGGGAAACACAAGTTGAAGAAATGCAAAATTGTGGTTTCAAGCTCTTTATCCAGAAGTAG